A genomic window from Flavobacterium johnsoniae includes:
- a CDS encoding G-D-S-L family lipolytic protein: MKKNIKWLFLASLAIMASCNSDDNDTPAEVPVVPGTADFTKYIALGDSFAAGYSDNALFKKGQENSYPNILSQQFAAAGGGAFTQPLMNDNIGGLLLGGNVIAGTRLYFVGQTQTPTNVTGKPSTEVTAHLSGTFNNLGVPGAKSYHLLAANYGNVAGVTTGAANPYFARFASTPSATVIADAVVQNPTFFSLFIGGNDVLAYATSGGTGKDQTGNANPATYGGNDITDPTVFASVYANLITALTAKGAKGVVANLPYITALPHFTTVPYNPLSAKVIGKNNEAVGVATIKALNAQLYGPLKQALTAFNAGDRINLLSETGASPLLIKDESLTNLSAQLTAAFTPTLGAQTAAFYGAVFGQARQSKATDLVVLTARADIGAAPTAANSGIGIAPPAPLNAFGISYPLQDKHVLIPTEIAEIKKATDAYNATIQAVATEKGLAFVDTKATLTQLASGGIRFGNFTMSSSFATGGAFSLDGVHPSARGYGLIANIFIDAINAKYSSTLRHVDLALYPIQYPQTLP, from the coding sequence ATGAAAAAAAATATAAAATGGTTGTTTTTGGCTTCTTTAGCTATTATGGCCTCATGTAATAGTGATGATAATGATACTCCAGCAGAAGTTCCAGTAGTTCCTGGTACGGCAGATTTTACAAAATACATTGCTCTTGGAGATTCCTTTGCGGCAGGTTATAGTGATAATGCTTTATTTAAAAAAGGACAAGAGAACTCGTATCCAAATATATTGTCTCAGCAATTTGCTGCTGCTGGCGGCGGAGCTTTTACACAACCGCTTATGAATGATAATATTGGCGGATTGCTTTTAGGTGGAAATGTAATTGCCGGCACGCGTCTATATTTTGTTGGGCAAACTCAGACACCAACGAATGTTACGGGAAAACCTAGTACCGAAGTTACGGCACATCTTTCAGGAACATTTAATAATTTAGGAGTTCCTGGAGCAAAAAGTTATCATTTGTTGGCTGCTAATTACGGAAATGTAGCAGGTGTGACAACTGGAGCAGCTAATCCTTACTTTGCAAGATTTGCAAGTACGCCTTCTGCAACTGTTATTGCTGATGCGGTTGTTCAGAATCCAACTTTTTTCTCTTTATTTATAGGAGGAAATGATGTTTTGGCGTACGCAACTTCTGGAGGAACAGGAAAAGATCAAACAGGAAATGCAAACCCAGCAACTTATGGGGGAAATGATATTACAGATCCGACCGTTTTTGCAAGTGTTTACGCTAATTTGATTACAGCTTTAACGGCTAAAGGAGCAAAAGGTGTTGTGGCAAATTTGCCGTACATTACAGCTTTGCCTCATTTTACGACTGTTCCATATAATCCGCTTAGTGCTAAAGTAATCGGAAAAAATAATGAAGCGGTTGGTGTCGCTACAATAAAAGCGCTTAATGCACAATTATATGGTCCGTTAAAACAGGCATTAACAGCATTTAATGCAGGAGATAGAATTAATTTGCTTTCTGAAACTGGTGCAAGTCCGTTGTTAATAAAAGATGAAAGCTTAACTAATTTATCTGCTCAATTAACTGCTGCATTTACACCTACTTTAGGTGCGCAAACCGCAGCTTTCTACGGTGCTGTTTTCGGACAGGCAAGACAAAGTAAAGCAACTGATTTGGTGGTGCTAACAGCTAGAGCAGATATCGGTGCAGCTCCAACAGCAGCAAATTCTGGAATTGGAATTGCGCCGCCAGCACCATTAAATGCTTTTGGAATTTCTTATCCTTTACAAGATAAACACGTGTTGATTCCTACTGAAATTGCAGAAATTAAAAAAGCGACAGATGCTTATAATGCAACAATTCAGGCTGTAGCTACAGAAAAAGGATTGGCTTTTGTTGATACTAAAGCAACTTTGACACAATTAGCAAGTGGAGGAATCCGATTTGGTAATTTCACAATGAGTTCTTCTTTTGCAACTGGAGGAGCATTTTCTTTAGATGGAGTTCATCCAAGTGCAAGAGGATATGGCTTAATTGCTAATATTTTTATTGATGCCATAAATGCGAAGTATAGCTCAACCTTACGACATGTTGATTTGGCTCTTTATCCAATTCAATATCCGCAGACACTTCCATAA
- a CDS encoding TonB-dependent receptor yields the protein MRVYLLIMLLFFSGVSFAQNTITGSVTDGNKQSIPGANVVVVGENTGASTDFDGSFKLTTNTKLPFSVKVSAIGFESKTINVTAANQKLNVILKDEETKLDEIVVSASRTPERVIESPVTIERMGLQEIKNTTAATFYDGLENLKEVNFNTSSISFKSVNTRGFATVANTRFMQLVDGMDNSSPALNFVLGNLIGVSDIDVASVELLPGASSALYGANAFNGIMFMTSKSPFTNEGISVYYKYGQTSQNAAGTNDYNDFGIRAAKAFTKHFAMKANFTYMEASEWIANDRRSMTAGGDSHAVNQNYDGLNIYGDEVTTFIPNVGQVSRTGYREQDLTDNKVQSMKADFSAHIKPWANDTEFILQYKIGTGSTIYQGANRYALKDFLMQQGKFEVKGKNFFGRVYFTSEDAGNSYDMRFAAWNVNRAAKSDVEWFTNYATAYQYAGAVMGTNANESAAIARNFADYNVLPAQISFIPQPTGSPRFEPGSPQFNQALKSVTANPDLTQGAKFIDHSKLYHSDVNYNFRDIIKWAEVQVGGSWRKYVMDSEGTIFTDYDGPIEYKEYGAYAQLQKKFLDDRLKFTGSLRYDKSQNFDGNVSPRVSFVYSAGASKNHNFRLSYQTGFRNPTTQDQYIGLDLGPFALIGSAPENLDRFQETVNVSAAGQALGQPATINMSGQDAYRNAYTVASVQAFAASSNPADLQVANIGLVKPEQVQAFEAGYRTVVQNDLSVDLNAYYNIYNDFMNTARVISPYYGTVGTPESYQALAFGDRRVYQVYTNTTARISSFGFGAGLSKKVYKDFEVGVNYNYSQFDFNQADDPDFVAGFNTPKHRIKASLGNAKVIKNLGFNVNVRWNSEYLWESSFGDGMIPENTVLDAQINYALPKWKSVIKVGATNLFGSDYLQVIGAGMIGQMWFASWTINP from the coding sequence ATGAGAGTCTACTTGCTAATTATGTTGTTGTTCTTCAGCGGAGTATCTTTTGCGCAGAATACAATAACTGGTTCGGTTACAGATGGTAACAAACAATCTATTCCAGGTGCTAATGTTGTTGTTGTTGGCGAAAATACCGGTGCGTCTACAGATTTCGACGGATCTTTTAAGCTGACTACCAATACAAAATTGCCTTTTTCTGTAAAGGTTTCCGCTATTGGTTTTGAATCGAAAACAATTAATGTTACTGCCGCAAATCAAAAGTTGAATGTAATTTTAAAAGATGAAGAAACTAAATTAGATGAAATTGTAGTTTCTGCCTCAAGAACACCAGAAAGAGTTATCGAATCGCCAGTAACTATTGAGCGTATGGGACTTCAGGAAATTAAAAATACTACAGCGGCTACTTTTTATGATGGTTTAGAAAATTTGAAAGAGGTAAATTTTAATACAAGTAGTATCTCTTTCAAATCAGTAAATACTAGAGGTTTTGCTACTGTAGCCAATACGCGATTTATGCAATTGGTAGATGGTATGGATAATTCATCTCCGGCATTGAACTTCGTTTTAGGAAATCTTATTGGTGTTTCAGATATTGATGTTGCTAGCGTAGAGTTGCTTCCAGGAGCTTCTTCTGCTCTTTATGGGGCAAATGCTTTCAACGGAATCATGTTTATGACTAGTAAAAGTCCATTTACAAATGAAGGAATTAGTGTTTACTACAAATACGGACAAACGAGCCAAAATGCTGCGGGTACAAATGATTATAATGATTTTGGGATTAGAGCTGCAAAAGCTTTTACTAAACATTTTGCAATGAAAGCGAATTTCACTTACATGGAAGCTAGCGAATGGATTGCAAATGACAGAAGAAGTATGACGGCTGGAGGAGATAGTCATGCAGTGAATCAAAATTATGACGGATTAAATATTTACGGTGACGAGGTTACTACTTTTATTCCGAATGTAGGGCAGGTTAGTAGAACAGGTTATCGTGAACAAGATTTGACAGATAATAAGGTTCAGAGTATGAAAGCGGATTTCAGCGCGCATATTAAACCTTGGGCAAACGATACAGAATTTATTTTGCAATATAAAATTGGAACAGGAAGTACTATTTATCAAGGAGCAAATAGATACGCTTTGAAAGATTTCTTAATGCAGCAAGGTAAATTTGAGGTAAAAGGGAAAAACTTTTTCGGAAGAGTTTATTTTACAAGTGAAGATGCAGGAAACTCTTATGACATGAGATTTGCTGCATGGAACGTAAACAGAGCGGCGAAATCAGATGTAGAATGGTTTACAAATTACGCAACAGCTTATCAATATGCAGGTGCGGTTATGGGAACAAATGCTAACGAATCTGCAGCGATTGCTAGAAACTTTGCAGATTACAATGTGTTGCCTGCTCAAATATCATTTATTCCCCAGCCAACAGGTTCTCCAAGATTTGAGCCAGGAAGTCCACAGTTTAATCAAGCATTAAAAAGTGTTACTGCAAATCCTGATTTGACTCAAGGTGCTAAATTTATTGATCATTCTAAATTATATCATTCAGATGTGAACTATAATTTTAGAGATATTATAAAATGGGCAGAAGTTCAAGTTGGAGGTTCTTGGAGAAAATACGTAATGGATTCTGAAGGAACAATTTTTACAGATTATGATGGTCCAATTGAATACAAAGAATATGGTGCTTATGCGCAGCTTCAGAAAAAGTTCTTAGACGACAGATTGAAGTTTACAGGGTCTTTGCGTTATGATAAGAGTCAGAATTTTGATGGAAACGTTTCTCCAAGAGTTTCATTTGTTTACTCAGCAGGAGCTTCTAAAAATCATAATTTCAGATTGTCTTATCAAACAGGTTTCCGTAATCCAACTACTCAGGATCAATATATTGGTTTAGATTTAGGGCCTTTTGCGTTAATCGGATCGGCGCCTGAGAATTTAGATCGTTTTCAAGAAACAGTAAATGTTAGTGCGGCTGGACAAGCTCTAGGGCAACCGGCAACAATTAATATGTCAGGGCAAGATGCTTATCGTAATGCTTATACTGTAGCTTCAGTTCAGGCTTTTGCAGCTTCATCAAATCCAGCTGATCTTCAGGTAGCTAATATCGGATTGGTAAAACCAGAGCAGGTTCAAGCTTTTGAAGCGGGATATCGTACAGTAGTTCAAAATGATTTGTCTGTAGATTTAAATGCTTATTATAATATTTATAATGACTTCATGAATACAGCGAGAGTTATCTCTCCTTATTATGGAACCGTTGGTACGCCAGAATCTTATCAAGCTCTTGCTTTTGGAGATAGAAGAGTGTATCAAGTTTATACGAATACAACTGCCCGAATTTCTTCTTTTGGTTTTGGAGCTGGTTTGTCTAAAAAAGTATATAAAGATTTTGAAGTAGGTGTTAATTATAACTATTCACAATTTGATTTCAATCAAGCAGATGATCCTGATTTTGTGGCTGGTTTCAATACTCCAAAACATAGAATTAAAGCATCTTTAGGAAATGCTAAAGTGATTAAAAACTTAGGTTTTAATGTAAACGTAAGATGGAATTCAGAATATTTATGGGAGTCTTCATTTGGAGACGGAATGATTCCGGAAAATACTGTTCTTGATGCTCAGATAAATTATGCACTTCCAAAATGGAAATCTGTTATTAAAGTTGGGGCTACAAACCTTTTCGGATCAGATTATCTTCAGGTTATTGGAGCAGGTATGATTGGTCAAATGTGGTTTGCTTCTTGGACAATTAATCCGTAA
- the glmS gene encoding glutamine--fructose-6-phosphate transaminase (isomerizing): MCGIVGYIGHRDAYPIVIKGLKRLEYRGYDSAGVMLYDEESGVKVCKTKGKVSDLEAKANEGFTVNGKIGIGHTRWATHGVPNDVNSHPHVSNSGDLVIIHNGIIENYAPLKEELVKRGYTFKSDTDTEVLVNLIEEVQKNENIKLGKAVQIALNQVVGAYAIAVFDKKNPNELVAARLGSPLAIGVGEGEYFVASDASPFIEYTSNAVYLEDGEMANIRLHKAIKIRKIKDDSLVDPYIQELQMNLEQIEKGGYDHFMLKEIYEQPSVIKDTYRGRLHANEGIVQMAGVEDNLEKFLNAKRILIVACGTSWHAGLVAEYIFEEFTRIPVEVEYASEFRYRNPIINKDDVVIAISQSGETADTMAAIKLAKENGAFVFGVCNVVGSSISRESHAGAYTHAGPEIGVASTKAFTTQITVLTMIALKLGKAKGTLSNTDFHTYLQELEIIPEKVAEALETNDKAKEIAAAFKDSANCLYLGRGYNFPVALEGALKLKEISYIHAEGYPAAEMKHGPIALIDEHMPVIVIAPKQGHYDKIVSNIQEIKSRSGKIIAVVTKGDIQVRELADYVIEIPETSDALSPLVTTIPLQLLSYYIAVMRGCNVDQPRNLAKSVTVE; this comes from the coding sequence ATGTGTGGAATTGTTGGATACATTGGTCATAGAGACGCTTATCCTATCGTAATCAAGGGGCTAAAGCGTCTTGAGTACAGAGGATATGATAGTGCCGGCGTTATGTTATATGACGAAGAGTCTGGCGTAAAAGTTTGTAAAACAAAAGGTAAAGTTTCAGATCTTGAAGCTAAAGCTAATGAAGGTTTTACTGTAAATGGAAAAATTGGAATTGGGCATACTCGTTGGGCAACGCATGGTGTTCCTAATGATGTCAATTCACATCCTCATGTTTCAAATTCTGGAGATTTAGTAATTATTCATAACGGAATTATAGAAAATTACGCTCCGCTAAAAGAGGAACTTGTAAAAAGAGGTTATACTTTTAAATCAGATACAGATACAGAAGTTTTAGTTAATTTAATAGAAGAGGTTCAAAAGAACGAAAATATTAAATTAGGAAAAGCTGTTCAAATTGCATTAAATCAAGTTGTTGGTGCATATGCAATTGCTGTTTTTGATAAAAAAAATCCAAATGAACTTGTTGCGGCAAGATTAGGTAGTCCATTAGCAATTGGAGTTGGTGAAGGAGAATACTTCGTTGCTTCTGATGCATCACCATTTATTGAATATACTTCTAATGCAGTGTATTTAGAAGATGGCGAAATGGCGAATATCAGACTGCATAAAGCAATCAAAATTAGAAAAATTAAAGACGACTCTTTAGTAGATCCTTATATTCAAGAACTTCAAATGAATTTGGAGCAGATTGAAAAAGGTGGTTACGACCATTTCATGCTAAAAGAAATCTACGAACAGCCAAGTGTTATCAAAGATACATACAGAGGAAGACTTCATGCAAATGAAGGAATTGTTCAAATGGCTGGTGTTGAAGATAATTTAGAGAAATTCTTAAACGCAAAACGTATTCTAATTGTAGCTTGCGGTACTTCTTGGCACGCAGGTTTAGTTGCAGAATATATTTTTGAAGAGTTTACACGTATTCCAGTTGAAGTAGAATATGCTTCTGAATTTAGATACAGAAACCCAATCATCAATAAAGATGACGTTGTAATTGCTATTTCTCAATCTGGAGAAACTGCAGATACTATGGCGGCTATTAAATTGGCTAAAGAAAACGGAGCATTTGTATTTGGTGTTTGTAATGTGGTTGGTTCTTCTATTTCAAGAGAAAGCCACGCAGGTGCGTATACACACGCTGGGCCAGAAATTGGAGTAGCTTCTACTAAAGCATTTACTACACAAATCACAGTTTTAACGATGATTGCGTTAAAATTAGGGAAAGCAAAAGGAACATTATCAAATACTGACTTCCATACTTATCTTCAAGAATTGGAAATCATCCCAGAAAAAGTAGCAGAAGCATTAGAAACTAATGATAAAGCAAAAGAAATTGCTGCGGCTTTTAAAGATTCAGCAAACTGTCTTTATTTAGGTAGAGGATATAATTTCCCAGTTGCTTTAGAAGGAGCGTTGAAATTAAAAGAAATCTCATACATTCACGCAGAAGGTTATCCTGCGGCTGAAATGAAACACGGTCCAATTGCTTTAATTGATGAGCATATGCCTGTTATTGTTATTGCTCCTAAACAAGGGCATTACGATAAAATTGTAAGTAATATTCAGGAAATTAAATCAAGAAGCGGTAAAATTATTGCTGTAGTTACAAAAGGAGATATTCAAGTTCGCGAGTTGGCAGATTATGTAATCGAAATTCCTGAAACTTCTGATGCATTATCTCCATTGGTTACAACAATTCCGTTGCAATTGCTTTCTTACTACATTGCAGTTATGAGAGGTTGTAATGTTGACCAGCCTCGTAATTTAGCGAAGTCGGTTACGGTAGAATAG
- a CDS encoding DUF4270 domain-containing protein: MINTSFIKRFLLALTVVFLYSCDKDFNAIGDGLIGEDHFGLEPETYEVLAFNQEVTPVQSNFLPTNALGIYDNPIFGTTTANFVTQVVMSSYAPTIGESPVIENAVLTIPYFVRSKTTDAEGASTYVLDSIYGGTDGKGKDGKLDLKLYESGIQMRNSYFNGGSQLTQFYYTDQNSEFETKKLGNFLNDSIASPVENTEFFFDAKEIVTKTVDATDPKKETVKRTAPQMVLHLNKDFFQQKILNAPASKLASDDVFQEYFRGLYFNVAKSGGNASSMALLNFAEGKITINYRAKTASTTDDPNLTEKKQIILNLTTGSTSSPASTANFLQNVWKSDYQTALTTVNKTEGDERLYLKGGQGSMAVIRLTGFEAQLETIRKTNWKVNEANLVFYIDAEKMAGADEPLRLYLYDLDNNTILADYSTEVGAAYGGVISKGTDKRGTTYKFRITSHIRNLIKDATATNVNLGLVVSQSNGAAAVTSNVLKDKVQIQDNPVKYFSQLPRGSIMSTLGTILYGGKSSAGDKKLKLEVYYTKPN; this comes from the coding sequence ATGATTAATACTTCTTTTATTAAGAGATTTCTTTTAGCTTTAACTGTAGTTTTTTTATATTCTTGCGATAAAGATTTTAATGCAATTGGTGATGGTTTAATTGGAGAAGATCATTTTGGACTTGAGCCAGAAACATACGAGGTTTTGGCTTTTAATCAGGAAGTAACGCCGGTTCAGTCAAATTTTTTGCCTACAAATGCTTTGGGTATTTATGATAACCCAATTTTTGGAACTACAACAGCAAATTTTGTTACACAGGTAGTAATGTCATCTTATGCGCCAACAATTGGTGAATCGCCAGTTATTGAAAACGCAGTTCTTACAATTCCTTATTTTGTTAGAAGTAAAACAACCGATGCAGAGGGAGCTAGTACTTATGTATTAGATTCTATTTACGGTGGTACAGATGGAAAAGGTAAAGACGGAAAACTTGATTTAAAGCTTTACGAATCTGGTATTCAGATGAGAAATAGTTATTTTAATGGAGGTTCTCAATTAACACAATTTTATTACACCGATCAAAATTCTGAATTCGAGACTAAAAAGCTGGGTAATTTTTTAAATGATAGTATTGCGAGTCCAGTAGAAAATACAGAATTCTTTTTTGATGCTAAAGAAATTGTAACAAAGACTGTTGATGCTACTGATCCAAAAAAAGAGACTGTAAAAAGAACTGCACCTCAGATGGTTTTGCATCTTAATAAAGATTTTTTTCAACAGAAAATTTTAAATGCACCTGCTTCAAAATTAGCTTCTGATGATGTTTTTCAAGAATATTTTAGAGGATTGTACTTTAATGTGGCAAAATCAGGAGGAAATGCTAGTAGTATGGCACTTTTAAATTTTGCCGAGGGGAAAATCACAATTAATTATAGAGCAAAAACAGCTTCTACAACAGACGATCCTAATTTAACGGAAAAAAAACAGATTATTTTAAATCTTACTACGGGTAGTACTTCCAGTCCTGCTAGTACGGCTAATTTTCTGCAAAATGTTTGGAAGTCAGATTATCAAACAGCTTTGACTACAGTAAATAAAACAGAAGGAGACGAAAGACTTTATCTAAAAGGAGGTCAAGGTTCGATGGCGGTAATTCGCCTTACTGGATTTGAAGCACAATTGGAAACAATTAGAAAAACCAATTGGAAAGTGAATGAAGCAAATCTTGTCTTTTATATTGATGCTGAAAAAATGGCTGGTGCAGATGAGCCATTAAGATTGTATTTGTACGATTTAGACAATAATACAATTTTAGCAGATTATTCAACAGAAGTTGGTGCTGCTTATGGAGGTGTGATTAGTAAAGGGACAGATAAAAGAGGAACAACTTATAAGTTTAGAATTACAAGTCATATTCGTAATCTTATTAAAGATGCTACGGCTACAAATGTTAATTTAGGACTTGTTGTTTCACAGTCTAATGGAGCCGCTGCAGTTACGTCAAATGTGCTGAAAGATAAGGTTCAGATTCAAGATAATCCGGTAAAATATTTTTCTCAATTACCGAGAGGATCTATTATGAGTACTTTGGGTACAATTTTATACGGCGGAAAATCTTCTGCAGGCGATAAAAAATTGAAACTTGAAGTCTACTACACGAAACCAAATTAA
- a CDS encoding glycogen/starch synthase, producing MKDKRILYVSSEVVPYLAENEVSLMSYDVPKMINDQGGQIRIFMPRYGNINERRHQLHEVIRLSGMNLVVNDLDMPLIIKVASIPKERIQVYFIDNDEYFKRKATFADEEGVLYPDNDERAIFFAKGVVETVKKLNWVPDIIHVHGWLAAMLPIYMKHYYKHEALFSETKIITSVYGQSFDENLDLEMINKVKFDGVPHEAVSDLEVPNYENVLKASILHSDGVIIASENVSPSLTKFIESSGKPFLPFATKDAFADAYTNFYRTFGL from the coding sequence ATGAAAGATAAGAGGATATTGTATGTATCATCTGAAGTCGTGCCTTATTTGGCTGAAAATGAGGTTTCTTTAATGTCTTACGACGTTCCGAAAATGATTAATGATCAAGGCGGTCAGATAAGAATTTTCATGCCAAGATATGGGAATATCAATGAAAGAAGACATCAATTGCATGAAGTGATTAGACTTTCTGGAATGAATTTGGTAGTGAACGACTTAGATATGCCATTGATTATTAAAGTTGCATCGATTCCGAAAGAAAGAATTCAGGTTTACTTTATTGATAATGATGAATACTTTAAACGCAAAGCAACTTTTGCAGATGAAGAAGGTGTTTTGTATCCTGATAATGATGAAAGAGCAATTTTCTTTGCTAAAGGTGTCGTAGAAACAGTAAAAAAATTAAACTGGGTTCCAGATATTATTCATGTTCATGGATGGTTGGCAGCTATGCTTCCAATTTATATGAAACATTATTATAAACATGAAGCATTGTTTTCTGAAACTAAAATTATCACTTCTGTTTACGGACAGTCTTTTGATGAAAATTTAGATTTAGAAATGATTAATAAAGTTAAATTTGACGGTGTTCCTCATGAAGCTGTTTCAGATTTAGAAGTTCCAAATTACGAGAATGTTTTAAAAGCTAGCATTTTACATTCTGATGGAGTAATCATTGCATCTGAAAATGTTTCTCCAAGTTTAACAAAATTTATAGAATCTTCAGGAAAACCTTTTTTACCTTTCGCCACGAAAGATGCATTTGCTGACGCTTATACAAATTTCTATAGAACATTTGGACTTTAA
- the panC gene encoding pantoate--beta-alanine ligase produces MFALNFNNTSMHIFYSKAALIAYLKTIKTANSTIGFVPTMGALHQGHLALMQRSIKENDDTVVSIFVNPTQFNNPEDLAKYPRTLEEDVKKMRTLSDKIILYAPSVEDIYEGNTISQDFDFDGLENQMEGKFRPGHFNGVGTIVKRLFEIVTPTNAYFGEKDFQQLQIVKKLVEKTGLPVNIVGCPIFREENQLAMSSRNERLTPEERKEASIIYKTLTEAKEIFQKSSPQETIEFVENSFKDNKEFKLEYFVIADESTLLPINQKENDKNYRAFIAVFVNSIRLIDTISLN; encoded by the coding sequence ATGTTTGCACTAAATTTTAATAATACCTCAATGCATATTTTCTACAGTAAAGCAGCGTTGATAGCCTATCTTAAAACTATCAAAACCGCAAATTCAACTATCGGATTTGTACCTACAATGGGCGCTTTACACCAAGGACATTTGGCTTTAATGCAACGTTCGATCAAAGAAAACGACGATACGGTTGTAAGTATTTTTGTCAATCCAACCCAATTTAATAATCCCGAAGATTTAGCAAAATACCCAAGAACTCTTGAGGAAGATGTTAAGAAAATGCGTACATTAAGTGATAAAATCATTTTATATGCACCTTCTGTTGAAGATATTTATGAAGGAAATACAATTTCTCAGGATTTTGATTTTGACGGATTAGAAAATCAAATGGAAGGAAAATTTAGGCCAGGACATTTTAACGGAGTTGGAACAATTGTAAAAAGGTTATTTGAAATTGTAACGCCTACAAATGCCTATTTTGGAGAAAAAGATTTTCAGCAGCTTCAAATTGTTAAAAAACTGGTCGAAAAAACCGGTTTACCAGTAAATATTGTTGGCTGTCCGATTTTTAGAGAAGAAAATCAGCTGGCAATGAGTTCGCGAAACGAACGATTAACTCCAGAAGAAAGAAAAGAAGCATCTATTATATATAAAACCTTAACAGAAGCTAAAGAGATTTTTCAAAAAAGTTCTCCGCAAGAAACAATCGAATTTGTAGAAAATTCTTTCAAAGACAACAAAGAATTCAAACTCGAATATTTTGTTATTGCTGACGAATCGACACTTTTACCTATCAATCAGAAAGAGAACGACAAAAACTATCGTGCATTTATAGCAGTATTTGTTAATTCTATAAGACTGATAGACACCATTTCATTAAATTAA
- the panD gene encoding aspartate 1-decarboxylase: protein MQIQVIKSKIHRVKVTGADLNYIGSITIDETLLEASNIIEGEKVSIVNINNGERFETYAIKGEKNSGEITLNGPAARKVQKDDIIIIISYATLDFEEAKTFKPWIIFPNENDNSLT from the coding sequence ATGCAAATTCAAGTTATAAAATCAAAAATTCATCGCGTTAAGGTAACGGGTGCCGATTTAAATTATATTGGCAGCATTACTATTGATGAAACTCTACTAGAAGCTTCAAATATTATTGAAGGCGAAAAAGTATCTATTGTTAACATTAATAATGGCGAGCGTTTTGAAACTTACGCTATTAAAGGTGAAAAAAATTCGGGAGAAATTACTTTGAATGGTCCTGCAGCGAGAAAAGTACAGAAAGATGATATTATCATTATCATTTCTTACGCTACTTTGGATTTTGAAGAAGCTAAAACTTTCAAACCATGGATTATTTTCCCGAATGAAAATGACAATTCTTTAACCTAA